Proteins encoded by one window of Amaranthus tricolor cultivar Red isolate AtriRed21 chromosome 4, ASM2621246v1, whole genome shotgun sequence:
- the LOC130809739 gene encoding uncharacterized protein LOC130809739 isoform X1: MQKKRKQLHSSDDNVNKNTVDCEFHSKNNNMCVIEALPRRKATTIFILENASLHMAFVRKKKKILSSQEDASYLLKQGRNPDHYRPDIFYEALRAILDSPLNKAGLVGAVYVKTDSGVVFEVNPLTRIPRTLKRFCGIMVELLEKSCIRAKDSGEVLLRVLKDPLMQHIPENAQIIGFSHSSNKLVDIEDYICAVNDDSDFVFVVGTMVHGKVSEDFTNDYISVSSYRLSAKWCVGLICEALEQKWKLLL; this comes from the exons atgcAGAAGAAACGAAAACAATTGCACAGTTCCGATGACAATGTCAATAAGAACACTGTTGATTGTGAATTTCACTCGAAAaacaacaatatgtgtgttatTGAGGCGCTACCTCGTAGAAAAGCCACTACCATTTTTATTCTTGAAAACGCCTCACTTCATATGGCTTTTGTTCGCAAG aagaAGAAGATTTTAAGTTCCCAAGAAGATGCTAGCTATTTGTTGAAGCAAGGCAGGAATCCCGATCATTATCGCCCCGACATATTTTATGAG GCTCTTCGTGCAATTTTGGATAGTCCCTTAAATAAAGCTGGATTGGTTGGAGCTGTGTATGTGAAAACTGATTCCGGTGTCGTTTTTGAAGTCAACCCACTCACTCGTATTCCCAGAACATTGAAACGATTTTGTGGCATTATGG TGGAGCTATTGGAGAAGTCTTGTATACGTGCAAAAGATTCAGGAGAAGTGCTACTTCGAGTCCTTAAAGATCCGCTGATGCAACATATACCTGAAAATGCTCAAATAATTG GCTTCTCTCATAGCTCAAACAAGCTGGTTGATATAGAGGACTATATTTGTGCTGTTAATGATGATTCGGACTTTGTATTTGTG GTGGGTACAATGGTCCATGGGAAAGTTAGCGAGGACTTCACAAATGACTATATTTCAG TTTCAAGCTATCGGCTAAGTGCAAAATGGTGCGTTGGGTTAATCTGTGAGGCATTGGAGCAAAAATGGAAACTACTTTTATAG
- the LOC130809739 gene encoding uncharacterized protein LOC130809739 isoform X2, whose protein sequence is MQKKRKQLHSSDDNVNKNTVDCEFHSKNNNMCVIEALPRRKATTIFILENASLHMAFVRKKKILSSQEDASYLLKQGRNPDHYRPDIFYEALRAILDSPLNKAGLVGAVYVKTDSGVVFEVNPLTRIPRTLKRFCGIMVELLEKSCIRAKDSGEVLLRVLKDPLMQHIPENAQIIGFSHSSNKLVDIEDYICAVNDDSDFVFVVGTMVHGKVSEDFTNDYISVSSYRLSAKWCVGLICEALEQKWKLLL, encoded by the exons atgcAGAAGAAACGAAAACAATTGCACAGTTCCGATGACAATGTCAATAAGAACACTGTTGATTGTGAATTTCACTCGAAAaacaacaatatgtgtgttatTGAGGCGCTACCTCGTAGAAAAGCCACTACCATTTTTATTCTTGAAAACGCCTCACTTCATATGGCTTTTGTTCGCAAG aAGAAGATTTTAAGTTCCCAAGAAGATGCTAGCTATTTGTTGAAGCAAGGCAGGAATCCCGATCATTATCGCCCCGACATATTTTATGAG GCTCTTCGTGCAATTTTGGATAGTCCCTTAAATAAAGCTGGATTGGTTGGAGCTGTGTATGTGAAAACTGATTCCGGTGTCGTTTTTGAAGTCAACCCACTCACTCGTATTCCCAGAACATTGAAACGATTTTGTGGCATTATGG TGGAGCTATTGGAGAAGTCTTGTATACGTGCAAAAGATTCAGGAGAAGTGCTACTTCGAGTCCTTAAAGATCCGCTGATGCAACATATACCTGAAAATGCTCAAATAATTG GCTTCTCTCATAGCTCAAACAAGCTGGTTGATATAGAGGACTATATTTGTGCTGTTAATGATGATTCGGACTTTGTATTTGTG GTGGGTACAATGGTCCATGGGAAAGTTAGCGAGGACTTCACAAATGACTATATTTCAG TTTCAAGCTATCGGCTAAGTGCAAAATGGTGCGTTGGGTTAATCTGTGAGGCATTGGAGCAAAAATGGAAACTACTTTTATAG